In one window of Synchiropus splendidus isolate RoL2022-P1 chromosome 15, RoL_Sspl_1.0, whole genome shotgun sequence DNA:
- the xrcc1 gene encoding DNA repair protein XRCC1 isoform X2: MPEIKLLHVVSCSTEDNTHKADNLLSADTYRKWKAAKPGEKQTSVILQFEKEDQIHSIDIGNEGSAFIEVLVGNSSATRDQDYEVLLVTSSFMSPTESRNGTNLNRVRFFGPNQLQKSVAQEKWDRVKIVCSQPYSKNIAYGLAFVKFHSPPDKNDPPPASSPKLTKLGQFRVKEDSSSPAGSLQPGSLFFSRDNAAKSSAPQKVSPQNEKLSYAAAALGVSASQSSSPAASTNMASPQPAAKRKFEFSKERQSASGPPSKKVSPGSTPEGKAHTPKPKTSPASMPSPGTAKAPATPSSAEKKQGSQTKSEQKLKTPKTKAKAEPQVPFKKIMEGVVFVLSGFQNPSRGELREKALEMGAKYRPDWTPDSTHLICAFANTPKYSQVKSAGGLIVRKEWVIDCHKRKQKISYKRYLMDGAESSSESEAEDDQSEEEMSTKQEKQLTPKKTPEKKNDDQYAGSTDLDEMGADDESAADTEDELQRVEAESRQKKAAATGKAVKEEEDPYGGSTDENSDAEAEVDHPIPELPNFLDGKRFFLYGKFPNNERRLLMRYIVAFNGVMEDYMTEKVQYVVTSEGWHDSFEDALMENGNLNFVKPAWIYAINERQKMLPYQPYSVVPSAEY, translated from the exons ATGCCTGAAATCAAACTCTTACATGTGGTGTCATGTAGCACCGAGGACAAC ACACATAAAGCTGACAACCTGCTTAGCGCGGACACGTACAGAAAGTGGAAGGCAGCCAAACCTGGAGAGAAGCAGACGTCAGTTATTTTACAG TTCGAGAAGGAAGATCAGATACACAGCATTGATATTGGGAATGAAGGATCTGCTTTTATTGAGGTGCTGGTGGGAAATTCCTCAGCTACCAGAGACCAGGACTATGAG GTGCTGTTGGTTACATCCTCCTTCATGTCACCCACAGAGAGCCGCAACGGGACCAATTTGAACCGAGTGCGGTTCTTTGGTCCGAATCAGTTGCAGAAGAGTGTTGCACAGGAAAAGTGGGACAGAGTGAAAATAGTTTGCAGCCAGCCATACAGTAAG AACATTGCATATGGATTGGCCTTTGTGAAGTTTCACTCGCCTCCGGATAAAAATGACCCTCCACCAGCAAGTTCCCCC aagCTGACAAAGCTGGGACAGTTTAGGGTAAAAGAAGATTCCTCTTCTCCAGCAGGCAGCCTTCAACCCGGCAGTCTCTTTTTCAGTCGGGACAATGCAGCAAAGTCCAGTGCTCCTCAGAAAG TTTCTCCTCAGAATGAGAAGCTGAGTTATGCTGCGGCTGCACTGGGTGTTTCCGCCTCGCAGTCATCGTCTCCTGCTGCTTCCACCAACATGGCGTCGCCACAG CCAGCTGCTAAAAGAAAATTTGAGTTCTCTAAAGAAAGGCAGTCTGCCTCCGGTCCTCCGTCAAAGAAAGTCAGTCCCGGCAGCACGCCAGAGGGCAAAGCACATACTCCCAAACCTAAAACCAGCCCAGCAAGCATGCCGAGCCCCGGCACTGCTAAAG CCCCTGCAACACCAAGCTCTGCTGAGAAAAAGCAGGGAAGTCAAACAAAATCAGAGCAGAAGCTCAAAACGCCAAAAACCAAAGCCAAGGCAGAGCCTCAAGTCCCTTTTAAGAAAATCATGGAGGGCGTGGTGTTTGTCCTCAGCGGTTTCCAAAATCCGTCCAGAGGAGAATTAAGGGAAAAAGCTCTAGAGATGGGAGCCAAATACCGACCTGATTGGACGCCTGACTCAACACATTTGAT CTGTGCGTTTGCGAACACGCCGAAGTACAGCCAGGTGAAATCAGCTGGGGGTCTCATCGTCCGGAAGGAATGGGTAATTGACTGTCACAAGAGGAAACAGAAGATTTCCTATAAACG GTACCTGATGGATGGGGCAGAGTCGAGCTCTGAGAGCGAAGCAGAGGACGACCAGAGTGAAGAGGAAATGAGCACAAAg CAAGAAAAACAActcaccccaaaaaaaacaccagagaagaaaaatgacgatcaGTATGCTGGTTCCACGGATCTGGATGAAATGG GTGCAGATGACGAATCGGCTGCTGACACTGAGGACGAGCTGCAGAG GGTGGAGGCAGAGAGCAGGCAGAAGAAAGCTGCTGCCACAGGCAAGGcggtgaaggaagaggaggatcctTACGGTGGCTCCACAGATGAAAACTCCGATGCTGAAGCAGAAGTGGACCATCCCATCCCAGAACTCCCGA aCTTCCTGGATGGAAAACGTTTCTTCTTGTATGGAAAATTTCCGAACAATGAGAGGCGGCTACTGATGCGGTACATTGTTGCCTTTAACGG ggtgatggaggacTACATGACGGAGAAGGTGCAGTATGTGGTGACCAGTGAAGGATGGCATGACTCATTTGAAGAT GCGCTGATGGAAAACGGCAATTTGAACTTCGTGAAGCCGGCGTGGATTTATGCCATCAATGAGCGGCAAAAGATGTTGCCTTATCAGCCCTACTCAGTCGTCCCCTCGGCCGAGTACTGA
- the xrcc1 gene encoding DNA repair protein XRCC1 isoform X1 — protein MPEIKLLHVVSCSTEDNTHKADNLLSADTYRKWKAAKPGEKQTSVILQFEKEDQIHSIDIGNEGSAFIEVLVGNSSATRDQDYEVLLVTSSFMSPTESRNGTNLNRVRFFGPNQLQKSVAQEKWDRVKIVCSQPYSKNIAYGLAFVKFHSPPDKNDPPPASSPKLTKLGQFRVKEDSSSPAGSLQPGSLFFSRDNAAKSSAPQKVSPQNEKLSYAAAALGVSASQSSSPAASTNMASPQPAAKRKFEFSKERQSASGPPSKKVSPGSTPEGKAHTPKPKTSPASMPSPGTAKAPATPSSAEKKQGSQTKSEQKLKTPKTKAKAEPQVPFKKIMEGVVFVLSGFQNPSRGELREKALEMGAKYRPDWTPDSTHLICAFANTPKYSQVKSAGGLIVRKEWVIDCHKRKQKISYKRYLMDGAESSSESEAEDDQSEEEMSTKKQEKQLTPKKTPEKKNDDQYAGSTDLDEMGADDESAADTEDELQRVEAESRQKKAAATGKAVKEEEDPYGGSTDENSDAEAEVDHPIPELPNFLDGKRFFLYGKFPNNERRLLMRYIVAFNGVMEDYMTEKVQYVVTSEGWHDSFEDALMENGNLNFVKPAWIYAINERQKMLPYQPYSVVPSAEY, from the exons ATGCCTGAAATCAAACTCTTACATGTGGTGTCATGTAGCACCGAGGACAAC ACACATAAAGCTGACAACCTGCTTAGCGCGGACACGTACAGAAAGTGGAAGGCAGCCAAACCTGGAGAGAAGCAGACGTCAGTTATTTTACAG TTCGAGAAGGAAGATCAGATACACAGCATTGATATTGGGAATGAAGGATCTGCTTTTATTGAGGTGCTGGTGGGAAATTCCTCAGCTACCAGAGACCAGGACTATGAG GTGCTGTTGGTTACATCCTCCTTCATGTCACCCACAGAGAGCCGCAACGGGACCAATTTGAACCGAGTGCGGTTCTTTGGTCCGAATCAGTTGCAGAAGAGTGTTGCACAGGAAAAGTGGGACAGAGTGAAAATAGTTTGCAGCCAGCCATACAGTAAG AACATTGCATATGGATTGGCCTTTGTGAAGTTTCACTCGCCTCCGGATAAAAATGACCCTCCACCAGCAAGTTCCCCC aagCTGACAAAGCTGGGACAGTTTAGGGTAAAAGAAGATTCCTCTTCTCCAGCAGGCAGCCTTCAACCCGGCAGTCTCTTTTTCAGTCGGGACAATGCAGCAAAGTCCAGTGCTCCTCAGAAAG TTTCTCCTCAGAATGAGAAGCTGAGTTATGCTGCGGCTGCACTGGGTGTTTCCGCCTCGCAGTCATCGTCTCCTGCTGCTTCCACCAACATGGCGTCGCCACAG CCAGCTGCTAAAAGAAAATTTGAGTTCTCTAAAGAAAGGCAGTCTGCCTCCGGTCCTCCGTCAAAGAAAGTCAGTCCCGGCAGCACGCCAGAGGGCAAAGCACATACTCCCAAACCTAAAACCAGCCCAGCAAGCATGCCGAGCCCCGGCACTGCTAAAG CCCCTGCAACACCAAGCTCTGCTGAGAAAAAGCAGGGAAGTCAAACAAAATCAGAGCAGAAGCTCAAAACGCCAAAAACCAAAGCCAAGGCAGAGCCTCAAGTCCCTTTTAAGAAAATCATGGAGGGCGTGGTGTTTGTCCTCAGCGGTTTCCAAAATCCGTCCAGAGGAGAATTAAGGGAAAAAGCTCTAGAGATGGGAGCCAAATACCGACCTGATTGGACGCCTGACTCAACACATTTGAT CTGTGCGTTTGCGAACACGCCGAAGTACAGCCAGGTGAAATCAGCTGGGGGTCTCATCGTCCGGAAGGAATGGGTAATTGACTGTCACAAGAGGAAACAGAAGATTTCCTATAAACG GTACCTGATGGATGGGGCAGAGTCGAGCTCTGAGAGCGAAGCAGAGGACGACCAGAGTGAAGAGGAAATGAGCACAAAg AAGCAAGAAAAACAActcaccccaaaaaaaacaccagagaagaaaaatgacgatcaGTATGCTGGTTCCACGGATCTGGATGAAATGG GTGCAGATGACGAATCGGCTGCTGACACTGAGGACGAGCTGCAGAG GGTGGAGGCAGAGAGCAGGCAGAAGAAAGCTGCTGCCACAGGCAAGGcggtgaaggaagaggaggatcctTACGGTGGCTCCACAGATGAAAACTCCGATGCTGAAGCAGAAGTGGACCATCCCATCCCAGAACTCCCGA aCTTCCTGGATGGAAAACGTTTCTTCTTGTATGGAAAATTTCCGAACAATGAGAGGCGGCTACTGATGCGGTACATTGTTGCCTTTAACGG ggtgatggaggacTACATGACGGAGAAGGTGCAGTATGTGGTGACCAGTGAAGGATGGCATGACTCATTTGAAGAT GCGCTGATGGAAAACGGCAATTTGAACTTCGTGAAGCCGGCGTGGATTTATGCCATCAATGAGCGGCAAAAGATGTTGCCTTATCAGCCCTACTCAGTCGTCCCCTCGGCCGAGTACTGA
- the xrcc1 gene encoding DNA repair protein XRCC1 isoform X3, which yields MPEIKLLHVVSCSTEDNTHKADNLLSADTYRKWKAAKPGEKQTSVILQFEKEDQIHSIDIGNEGSAFIEVLVGNSSATRDQDYEVLLVTSSFMSPTESRNGTNLNRVRFFGPNQLQKSVAQEKWDRVKIVCSQPYSKNIAYGLAFVKFHSPPDKNDPPPASSPLTKLGQFRVKEDSSSPAGSLQPGSLFFSRDNAAKSSAPQKVSPQNEKLSYAAAALGVSASQSSSPAASTNMASPQPAAKRKFEFSKERQSASGPPSKKVSPGSTPEGKAHTPKPKTSPASMPSPGTAKAPATPSSAEKKQGSQTKSEQKLKTPKTKAKAEPQVPFKKIMEGVVFVLSGFQNPSRGELREKALEMGAKYRPDWTPDSTHLICAFANTPKYSQVKSAGGLIVRKEWVIDCHKRKQKISYKRYLMDGAESSSESEAEDDQSEEEMSTKKQEKQLTPKKTPEKKNDDQYAGSTDLDEMGADDESAADTEDELQRVEAESRQKKAAATGKAVKEEEDPYGGSTDENSDAEAEVDHPIPELPNFLDGKRFFLYGKFPNNERRLLMRYIVAFNGVMEDYMTEKVQYVVTSEGWHDSFEDALMENGNLNFVKPAWIYAINERQKMLPYQPYSVVPSAEY from the exons ATGCCTGAAATCAAACTCTTACATGTGGTGTCATGTAGCACCGAGGACAAC ACACATAAAGCTGACAACCTGCTTAGCGCGGACACGTACAGAAAGTGGAAGGCAGCCAAACCTGGAGAGAAGCAGACGTCAGTTATTTTACAG TTCGAGAAGGAAGATCAGATACACAGCATTGATATTGGGAATGAAGGATCTGCTTTTATTGAGGTGCTGGTGGGAAATTCCTCAGCTACCAGAGACCAGGACTATGAG GTGCTGTTGGTTACATCCTCCTTCATGTCACCCACAGAGAGCCGCAACGGGACCAATTTGAACCGAGTGCGGTTCTTTGGTCCGAATCAGTTGCAGAAGAGTGTTGCACAGGAAAAGTGGGACAGAGTGAAAATAGTTTGCAGCCAGCCATACAGTAAG AACATTGCATATGGATTGGCCTTTGTGAAGTTTCACTCGCCTCCGGATAAAAATGACCCTCCACCAGCAAGTTCCCCC CTGACAAAGCTGGGACAGTTTAGGGTAAAAGAAGATTCCTCTTCTCCAGCAGGCAGCCTTCAACCCGGCAGTCTCTTTTTCAGTCGGGACAATGCAGCAAAGTCCAGTGCTCCTCAGAAAG TTTCTCCTCAGAATGAGAAGCTGAGTTATGCTGCGGCTGCACTGGGTGTTTCCGCCTCGCAGTCATCGTCTCCTGCTGCTTCCACCAACATGGCGTCGCCACAG CCAGCTGCTAAAAGAAAATTTGAGTTCTCTAAAGAAAGGCAGTCTGCCTCCGGTCCTCCGTCAAAGAAAGTCAGTCCCGGCAGCACGCCAGAGGGCAAAGCACATACTCCCAAACCTAAAACCAGCCCAGCAAGCATGCCGAGCCCCGGCACTGCTAAAG CCCCTGCAACACCAAGCTCTGCTGAGAAAAAGCAGGGAAGTCAAACAAAATCAGAGCAGAAGCTCAAAACGCCAAAAACCAAAGCCAAGGCAGAGCCTCAAGTCCCTTTTAAGAAAATCATGGAGGGCGTGGTGTTTGTCCTCAGCGGTTTCCAAAATCCGTCCAGAGGAGAATTAAGGGAAAAAGCTCTAGAGATGGGAGCCAAATACCGACCTGATTGGACGCCTGACTCAACACATTTGAT CTGTGCGTTTGCGAACACGCCGAAGTACAGCCAGGTGAAATCAGCTGGGGGTCTCATCGTCCGGAAGGAATGGGTAATTGACTGTCACAAGAGGAAACAGAAGATTTCCTATAAACG GTACCTGATGGATGGGGCAGAGTCGAGCTCTGAGAGCGAAGCAGAGGACGACCAGAGTGAAGAGGAAATGAGCACAAAg AAGCAAGAAAAACAActcaccccaaaaaaaacaccagagaagaaaaatgacgatcaGTATGCTGGTTCCACGGATCTGGATGAAATGG GTGCAGATGACGAATCGGCTGCTGACACTGAGGACGAGCTGCAGAG GGTGGAGGCAGAGAGCAGGCAGAAGAAAGCTGCTGCCACAGGCAAGGcggtgaaggaagaggaggatcctTACGGTGGCTCCACAGATGAAAACTCCGATGCTGAAGCAGAAGTGGACCATCCCATCCCAGAACTCCCGA aCTTCCTGGATGGAAAACGTTTCTTCTTGTATGGAAAATTTCCGAACAATGAGAGGCGGCTACTGATGCGGTACATTGTTGCCTTTAACGG ggtgatggaggacTACATGACGGAGAAGGTGCAGTATGTGGTGACCAGTGAAGGATGGCATGACTCATTTGAAGAT GCGCTGATGGAAAACGGCAATTTGAACTTCGTGAAGCCGGCGTGGATTTATGCCATCAATGAGCGGCAAAAGATGTTGCCTTATCAGCCCTACTCAGTCGTCCCCTCGGCCGAGTACTGA